The following are encoded in a window of Cydia strobilella chromosome 1, ilCydStro3.1, whole genome shotgun sequence genomic DNA:
- the LOC134740528 gene encoding SAFB-like transcription modulator isoform X1, with protein sequence MSDRKRLLDDLRVIDLRAELEKRNLDKSGVRGVLITRLSKHLKDEGHDPLTFKFDLSTPEGKTPSKRTRRSESTVEQEAEETPAMEDMIVQDDAGEEDDTESQDNHTKPATEEKTQETMDVDGTEKINRKRENNEEPETSPPKKPCTDNIQNEEEDQKAENNLEEDSINLDLGEDELLNEETDSTAKLKKDDGASEEPAPSDEAAPAPAAAPSEAAVDDQQVNSEAAATSNDCNKSDKEAKEGQDKDGEGDKKEKKDDGKEGGARNLWVSGLSGDTRAKDLKQLCSKHGKVIGAKVVTNARTPGSRCYGYVTMASAQDAENCIKNLHRTELHGRMISVEKAKSESESSSRRQPTRPDRRSSKDRKDDSKDKENEDGKEGNEKSTEKVKKDGEVSGEESTKSETRDKADQKDKEKAKRSTRSRERRRSPREVLSFSKIWKERDVARARERSRAAREEERRRRAAEDALRERERRQRQEKHRLELEREKLRAEREKIEREKNELLRLERERHRLEREKLELERLELKRAQLRLEEERRKRGYESSAAYRKTAASPPPDNYEREPRHKRPPPPPMVSSSSRGQFEAPPPPRFEMPASYDRSDKRDRDRDYKRDYPRHVAGNRPISGSMKYPNGSSEEAQAQARQPLPPGTRAKEPARYEARGERSYRPEPPAKPDAHPHQRAWPHSHARYPDPQPPAKGGSSSGGGGGSGGGGGEAWSGEARYSAYEQRYPPAYQPPPPGAAYPDRYAQPARDYRKY encoded by the exons ATGTCCGACCGAAAGCGTTTACTTGACGATCTAAGAGTAATAGATTTACGTGCCGAGTTGGAGAAGCGTAACCTAGATAAGAGTGGTGTACGCGGTGTACTCATCACGCGTTTATCAAAG CATTTAAAGGATGAGGGTCATGATCCCTTAACATTCAAATTTGACCTGAGTACACCCGAGGGCAAAACTCCATCGAAGAGGACGCGACGTTCGGAGAGCACGGTGGAACAAGAGGCTGAAGAAACGCCCGCCATGGAAGATATGATTGTTCAAGATGATGCAGGAGAGGAGGATGACACCGAATCGCAAGATAACCATACAAAGCCTGCTACCGAGGAGAAGACACAGGAAACTATGGATGTTGATGGGACAGAAAAAATCAACAGAAAACGTGAAAATAATGAAGAACCTGAAACATCTCCACCCAAAAAACCCTGCACAGACAATATACAAAATGAGGAAGAGGACCAAAAAGCTGAAAACAATTTGGAGGAGGATAGCATAAATTTGGACCTTGGAGAAGATGAACTGTTGAATGAAGAG ACGGATTCTACTGCAAAGCTCAAAAAAG ATGACGGCGCGAGTGAGGAGCCCGCTCCGAGCGACGAGGCTGCACCAGCGCCTGCTGCCGCTCCGAGCGAGGCCGCCGTCGATGACCAACAAGTAAACTCCGAAGCCGCCGCCACTAG CAATGACTGCAATAAATCGGATAAGGAAGCTAAAG AGGGTCAGGACAAGGATGGCGAGGGTGACAAAAAGGAGAAGAAGGACGATGGCAAAGAGGGCGGCGCGCGCAACCTGTGGGTCAGCGGCCTGTCGGGCGACACGCGCGCCAAGGACCTCAAGCAACTCTGCAGCAAGCATGGGAAG GTAATTGGAGCAAAAGTGGTTACAAATGCTCGGACCCCAGGCTCGCGTTGCTACGGCTACGTCACTATGGCTAGTGCCCAGGACGCTGAAAACTGTATCAAGAACTTACATAGAACTG AGTTGCATGGACGAATGATCTCTGTCGAAAAGGCTAAGTCTGAATCAGAATCATCGTCTCGGAGGCAGCCGACAAGACCGGACCGCAGATCGAGCAAGGATCGTAAAGATGACTCGAAAGATAAGGAAAACGAG gATGGCAAGGAGGGTAATGAAAAGAGCactgaaaaagtaaaaaaagacGGAGAGGTGTCAGGTGAAGAGAGCACCAAATCAGAAACGCGCGACAAGGCAGACCAAAAAGACAAA GAAAAAGCCAAACGCAGCACCAGAAGTCGAGAAAGAAGAAGGTCACCAAGGGAAGTCCTTTCGTTTTCCAAGATATGG AAAGAGCGCGACGTGGCACGCGCTCGCGAGCGATCCCGCGCGGCGCGCGAGGaggagcggcggcggcgcgcggccgaGGACGCGCTGCGCGAGCGCGAGCGCCGCCAGCGCCAGGAGAAGCACCGCCTCGAGCTGGAGCGCGAGAAGCTGCGCGCCGAGAG GGAAAAGATTGAGCGCGAGAAGAATGAGTTGCTGCGGCTCGAGCGCGAGCGGCACCGGCTGGAGCGCGAGAAACTCGAACTCGAACGGCTCGAGCTCAAACGCGCGCAACTGCG CCTGGAGGAGGAGCGGCGCAAGCGCGGCTACGAGAGTAGCGCTGCCTACCGTAAGACCGCCGCCAGCCCGCCGCCCGACAACTACGAGCGCGAGCCGCGCCACAAgcgaccgccgccgccgcccatgGTCAGT TCATCAAGCCGAGGCCAGTTCgaggcgccgccgccgccgcggttCGAGATGCCGGCGAGCTACGACCGCTCCGACAAGCGCGACCGCGACCGCGACTACAAGCGGGACTACCCGAGACACGTCGCTGGTAATAGACCTATAT CCGGCAGCATGAAGTACCCGAACGGCAGCTCGGAGGaggcgcaggcgcaggcgcgACAGCCGCTGCCGCCGGGCACGCGCGCCAAGGAGCCGGCGCGCTACGAGGCGCGCGGCGAGCGCTCCTACCGCCCCGAGCCGCCCGCCAAGCCCGACGCGCACCCGCACCAGCGCGCCTGGCCGCACTCCCACGCCCGCTACCCCGACCCGCAGCCGCCCGCCAAAG GCGGCAGCAGCAGtggaggcggcggcggcagcggcggcggcggcggcgaggcgtgGTCGGGCGAGGCGCGCTACAGCGCCTACGAGCAGCGCTACCCGCCCGCCTACCAGCCGCCCCCGCCCGGCGCCGCCTACCCCGACCGCTACGCGCAGCCGGCCCGCGACTACCGCAAGTACTGA
- the LOC134740528 gene encoding SAFB-like transcription modulator isoform X6, which produces MSDRKRLLDDLRVIDLRAELEKRNLDKSGVRGVLITRLSKHLKDEGHDPLTFKFDLSTPEGKTPSKRTRRSESTVEQEAEETPAMEDMIVQDDAGEEDDTESQDNHTKPATEEKTQETMDVDGTEKINRKRENNEEPETSPPKKPCTDNIQNEEEDQKAENNLEEDSINLDLGEDELLNEETDSTAKLKKDDGASEEPAPSDEAAPAPAAAPSEAAVDDQQVNSEAAATSNDCNKSDKEAKEGQDKDGEGDKKEKKDDGKEGGARNLWVSGLSGDTRAKDLKQLCSKHGKVIGAKVVTNARTPGSRCYGYVTMASAQDAENCIKNLHRTELHGRMISVEKAKSESESSSRRQPTRPDRRSSKDRKDDSKDKENEDGKEGNEKSTEKVKKDGEVSGEESTKSETRDKADQKDKEKAKRSTRSRERRRSPREVLSFSKIWKERDVARARERSRAAREEERRRRAAEDALRERERRQRQEKHRLELEREKLRAEREKIEREKNELLRLERERHRLEREKLELERLELKRAQLRLEEERRKRGYESSAAYRKTAASPPPDNYEREPRHKRPPPPPMVSSSSRGQFEAPPPPRFEMPASYDRSDKRDRDRDYKRDYPRHVAGNRPISGSMKYPNGSSEEAQAQARQPLPPGTRAKEPARYEARGERSYRPEPPAKPDAHPHQRAWPHSHARYPDPQPPAKGKGHSLKQTV; this is translated from the exons ATGTCCGACCGAAAGCGTTTACTTGACGATCTAAGAGTAATAGATTTACGTGCCGAGTTGGAGAAGCGTAACCTAGATAAGAGTGGTGTACGCGGTGTACTCATCACGCGTTTATCAAAG CATTTAAAGGATGAGGGTCATGATCCCTTAACATTCAAATTTGACCTGAGTACACCCGAGGGCAAAACTCCATCGAAGAGGACGCGACGTTCGGAGAGCACGGTGGAACAAGAGGCTGAAGAAACGCCCGCCATGGAAGATATGATTGTTCAAGATGATGCAGGAGAGGAGGATGACACCGAATCGCAAGATAACCATACAAAGCCTGCTACCGAGGAGAAGACACAGGAAACTATGGATGTTGATGGGACAGAAAAAATCAACAGAAAACGTGAAAATAATGAAGAACCTGAAACATCTCCACCCAAAAAACCCTGCACAGACAATATACAAAATGAGGAAGAGGACCAAAAAGCTGAAAACAATTTGGAGGAGGATAGCATAAATTTGGACCTTGGAGAAGATGAACTGTTGAATGAAGAG ACGGATTCTACTGCAAAGCTCAAAAAAG ATGACGGCGCGAGTGAGGAGCCCGCTCCGAGCGACGAGGCTGCACCAGCGCCTGCTGCCGCTCCGAGCGAGGCCGCCGTCGATGACCAACAAGTAAACTCCGAAGCCGCCGCCACTAG CAATGACTGCAATAAATCGGATAAGGAAGCTAAAG AGGGTCAGGACAAGGATGGCGAGGGTGACAAAAAGGAGAAGAAGGACGATGGCAAAGAGGGCGGCGCGCGCAACCTGTGGGTCAGCGGCCTGTCGGGCGACACGCGCGCCAAGGACCTCAAGCAACTCTGCAGCAAGCATGGGAAG GTAATTGGAGCAAAAGTGGTTACAAATGCTCGGACCCCAGGCTCGCGTTGCTACGGCTACGTCACTATGGCTAGTGCCCAGGACGCTGAAAACTGTATCAAGAACTTACATAGAACTG AGTTGCATGGACGAATGATCTCTGTCGAAAAGGCTAAGTCTGAATCAGAATCATCGTCTCGGAGGCAGCCGACAAGACCGGACCGCAGATCGAGCAAGGATCGTAAAGATGACTCGAAAGATAAGGAAAACGAG gATGGCAAGGAGGGTAATGAAAAGAGCactgaaaaagtaaaaaaagacGGAGAGGTGTCAGGTGAAGAGAGCACCAAATCAGAAACGCGCGACAAGGCAGACCAAAAAGACAAA GAAAAAGCCAAACGCAGCACCAGAAGTCGAGAAAGAAGAAGGTCACCAAGGGAAGTCCTTTCGTTTTCCAAGATATGG AAAGAGCGCGACGTGGCACGCGCTCGCGAGCGATCCCGCGCGGCGCGCGAGGaggagcggcggcggcgcgcggccgaGGACGCGCTGCGCGAGCGCGAGCGCCGCCAGCGCCAGGAGAAGCACCGCCTCGAGCTGGAGCGCGAGAAGCTGCGCGCCGAGAG GGAAAAGATTGAGCGCGAGAAGAATGAGTTGCTGCGGCTCGAGCGCGAGCGGCACCGGCTGGAGCGCGAGAAACTCGAACTCGAACGGCTCGAGCTCAAACGCGCGCAACTGCG CCTGGAGGAGGAGCGGCGCAAGCGCGGCTACGAGAGTAGCGCTGCCTACCGTAAGACCGCCGCCAGCCCGCCGCCCGACAACTACGAGCGCGAGCCGCGCCACAAgcgaccgccgccgccgcccatgGTCAGT TCATCAAGCCGAGGCCAGTTCgaggcgccgccgccgccgcggttCGAGATGCCGGCGAGCTACGACCGCTCCGACAAGCGCGACCGCGACCGCGACTACAAGCGGGACTACCCGAGACACGTCGCTGGTAATAGACCTATAT CCGGCAGCATGAAGTACCCGAACGGCAGCTCGGAGGaggcgcaggcgcaggcgcgACAGCCGCTGCCGCCGGGCACGCGCGCCAAGGAGCCGGCGCGCTACGAGGCGCGCGGCGAGCGCTCCTACCGCCCCGAGCCGCCCGCCAAGCCCGACGCGCACCCGCACCAGCGCGCCTGGCCGCACTCCCACGCCCGCTACCCCGACCCGCAGCCGCCCGCCAAAG GTAAAGGACATTCTCTGAAGCAGACAGTTTAA
- the LOC134740528 gene encoding SAFB-like transcription modulator isoform X5: MSDRKRLLDDLRVIDLRAELEKRNLDKSGVRGVLITRLSKHLKDEGHDPLTFKFDLSTPEGKTPSKRTRRSESTVEQEAEETPAMEDMIVQDDAGEEDDTESQDNHTKPATEEKTQETMDVDGTEKINRKRENNEEPETSPPKKPCTDNIQNEEEDQKAENNLEEDSINLDLGEDELLNEETDSTAKLKKDDGASEEPAPSDEAAPAPAAAPSEAAVDDQQVNSEAAATSNDCNKSDKEAKEGQDKDGEGDKKEKKDDGKEGGARNLWVSGLSGDTRAKDLKQLCSKHGKVIGAKVVTNARTPGSRCYGYVTMASAQDAENCIKNLHRTELHGRMISVEKAKSESESSSRRQPTRPDRRSSKDRKDDSKDKENEDGKEGNEKSTEKVKKDGEVSGEESTKSETRDKADQKDKEKAKRSTRSRERRRSPREVLSFSKIWKERDVARARERSRAAREEERRRRAAEDALRERERRQRQEKHRLELEREKLRAEREKIEREKNELLRLERERHRLEREKLELERLELKRAQLRLEEERRKRGYESSAAYRKTAASPPPDNYEREPRHKRPPPPPMSSSRGQFEAPPPPRFEMPASYDRSDKRDRDRDYKRDYPRHVAAGSMKYPNGSSEEAQAQARQPLPPGTRAKEPARYEARGERSYRPEPPAKPDAHPHQRAWPHSHARYPDPQPPAKGGSSSGGGGGSGGGGGEAWSGEARYSAYEQRYPPAYQPPPPGAAYPDRYAQPARDYRKY, from the exons ATGTCCGACCGAAAGCGTTTACTTGACGATCTAAGAGTAATAGATTTACGTGCCGAGTTGGAGAAGCGTAACCTAGATAAGAGTGGTGTACGCGGTGTACTCATCACGCGTTTATCAAAG CATTTAAAGGATGAGGGTCATGATCCCTTAACATTCAAATTTGACCTGAGTACACCCGAGGGCAAAACTCCATCGAAGAGGACGCGACGTTCGGAGAGCACGGTGGAACAAGAGGCTGAAGAAACGCCCGCCATGGAAGATATGATTGTTCAAGATGATGCAGGAGAGGAGGATGACACCGAATCGCAAGATAACCATACAAAGCCTGCTACCGAGGAGAAGACACAGGAAACTATGGATGTTGATGGGACAGAAAAAATCAACAGAAAACGTGAAAATAATGAAGAACCTGAAACATCTCCACCCAAAAAACCCTGCACAGACAATATACAAAATGAGGAAGAGGACCAAAAAGCTGAAAACAATTTGGAGGAGGATAGCATAAATTTGGACCTTGGAGAAGATGAACTGTTGAATGAAGAG ACGGATTCTACTGCAAAGCTCAAAAAAG ATGACGGCGCGAGTGAGGAGCCCGCTCCGAGCGACGAGGCTGCACCAGCGCCTGCTGCCGCTCCGAGCGAGGCCGCCGTCGATGACCAACAAGTAAACTCCGAAGCCGCCGCCACTAG CAATGACTGCAATAAATCGGATAAGGAAGCTAAAG AGGGTCAGGACAAGGATGGCGAGGGTGACAAAAAGGAGAAGAAGGACGATGGCAAAGAGGGCGGCGCGCGCAACCTGTGGGTCAGCGGCCTGTCGGGCGACACGCGCGCCAAGGACCTCAAGCAACTCTGCAGCAAGCATGGGAAG GTAATTGGAGCAAAAGTGGTTACAAATGCTCGGACCCCAGGCTCGCGTTGCTACGGCTACGTCACTATGGCTAGTGCCCAGGACGCTGAAAACTGTATCAAGAACTTACATAGAACTG AGTTGCATGGACGAATGATCTCTGTCGAAAAGGCTAAGTCTGAATCAGAATCATCGTCTCGGAGGCAGCCGACAAGACCGGACCGCAGATCGAGCAAGGATCGTAAAGATGACTCGAAAGATAAGGAAAACGAG gATGGCAAGGAGGGTAATGAAAAGAGCactgaaaaagtaaaaaaagacGGAGAGGTGTCAGGTGAAGAGAGCACCAAATCAGAAACGCGCGACAAGGCAGACCAAAAAGACAAA GAAAAAGCCAAACGCAGCACCAGAAGTCGAGAAAGAAGAAGGTCACCAAGGGAAGTCCTTTCGTTTTCCAAGATATGG AAAGAGCGCGACGTGGCACGCGCTCGCGAGCGATCCCGCGCGGCGCGCGAGGaggagcggcggcggcgcgcggccgaGGACGCGCTGCGCGAGCGCGAGCGCCGCCAGCGCCAGGAGAAGCACCGCCTCGAGCTGGAGCGCGAGAAGCTGCGCGCCGAGAG GGAAAAGATTGAGCGCGAGAAGAATGAGTTGCTGCGGCTCGAGCGCGAGCGGCACCGGCTGGAGCGCGAGAAACTCGAACTCGAACGGCTCGAGCTCAAACGCGCGCAACTGCG CCTGGAGGAGGAGCGGCGCAAGCGCGGCTACGAGAGTAGCGCTGCCTACCGTAAGACCGCCGCCAGCCCGCCGCCCGACAACTACGAGCGCGAGCCGCGCCACAAgcgaccgccgccgccgcccatg TCATCAAGCCGAGGCCAGTTCgaggcgccgccgccgccgcggttCGAGATGCCGGCGAGCTACGACCGCTCCGACAAGCGCGACCGCGACCGCGACTACAAGCGGGACTACCCGAGACACGTCGCTG CCGGCAGCATGAAGTACCCGAACGGCAGCTCGGAGGaggcgcaggcgcaggcgcgACAGCCGCTGCCGCCGGGCACGCGCGCCAAGGAGCCGGCGCGCTACGAGGCGCGCGGCGAGCGCTCCTACCGCCCCGAGCCGCCCGCCAAGCCCGACGCGCACCCGCACCAGCGCGCCTGGCCGCACTCCCACGCCCGCTACCCCGACCCGCAGCCGCCCGCCAAAG GCGGCAGCAGCAGtggaggcggcggcggcagcggcggcggcggcggcgaggcgtgGTCGGGCGAGGCGCGCTACAGCGCCTACGAGCAGCGCTACCCGCCCGCCTACCAGCCGCCCCCGCCCGGCGCCGCCTACCCCGACCGCTACGCGCAGCCGGCCCGCGACTACCGCAAGTACTGA
- the LOC134740528 gene encoding SAFB-like transcription modulator isoform X2, translated as MSDRKRLLDDLRVIDLRAELEKRNLDKSGVRGVLITRLSKHLKDEGHDPLTFKFDLSTPEGKTPSKRTRRSESTVEQEAEETPAMEDMIVQDDAGEEDDTESQDNHTKPATEEKTQETMDVDGTEKINRKRENNEEPETSPPKKPCTDNIQNEEEDQKAENNLEEDSINLDLGEDELLNEETDSTAKLKKDDGASEEPAPSDEAAPAPAAAPSEAAVDDQQVNSEAAATSNDCNKSDKEAKEGQDKDGEGDKKEKKDDGKEGGARNLWVSGLSGDTRAKDLKQLCSKHGKVIGAKVVTNARTPGSRCYGYVTMASAQDAENCIKNLHRTELHGRMISVEKAKSESESSSRRQPTRPDRRSSKDRKDDSKDKENEDGKEGNEKSTEKVKKDGEVSGEESTKSETRDKADQKDKEKAKRSTRSRERRRSPREVLSFSKIWKERDVARARERSRAAREEERRRRAAEDALRERERRQRQEKHRLELEREKLRAEREKIEREKNELLRLERERHRLEREKLELERLELKRAQLRLEEERRKRGYESSAAYRKTAASPPPDNYEREPRHKRPPPPPMVSSSSRGQFEAPPPPRFEMPASYDRSDKRDRDRDYKRDYPRHVAGNRPISGSMKYPNGSSEEAQAQARQPLPPGTRAKEPARYEARGERSYRPEPPAKPDAHPHQRAWPHSHARYPDPQPPAKGGSSSGGGGGSGGGGGEAWSGEARYSAYEQRYPPAYQPPPPGAAYPDRYAQPARDYRK; from the exons ATGTCCGACCGAAAGCGTTTACTTGACGATCTAAGAGTAATAGATTTACGTGCCGAGTTGGAGAAGCGTAACCTAGATAAGAGTGGTGTACGCGGTGTACTCATCACGCGTTTATCAAAG CATTTAAAGGATGAGGGTCATGATCCCTTAACATTCAAATTTGACCTGAGTACACCCGAGGGCAAAACTCCATCGAAGAGGACGCGACGTTCGGAGAGCACGGTGGAACAAGAGGCTGAAGAAACGCCCGCCATGGAAGATATGATTGTTCAAGATGATGCAGGAGAGGAGGATGACACCGAATCGCAAGATAACCATACAAAGCCTGCTACCGAGGAGAAGACACAGGAAACTATGGATGTTGATGGGACAGAAAAAATCAACAGAAAACGTGAAAATAATGAAGAACCTGAAACATCTCCACCCAAAAAACCCTGCACAGACAATATACAAAATGAGGAAGAGGACCAAAAAGCTGAAAACAATTTGGAGGAGGATAGCATAAATTTGGACCTTGGAGAAGATGAACTGTTGAATGAAGAG ACGGATTCTACTGCAAAGCTCAAAAAAG ATGACGGCGCGAGTGAGGAGCCCGCTCCGAGCGACGAGGCTGCACCAGCGCCTGCTGCCGCTCCGAGCGAGGCCGCCGTCGATGACCAACAAGTAAACTCCGAAGCCGCCGCCACTAG CAATGACTGCAATAAATCGGATAAGGAAGCTAAAG AGGGTCAGGACAAGGATGGCGAGGGTGACAAAAAGGAGAAGAAGGACGATGGCAAAGAGGGCGGCGCGCGCAACCTGTGGGTCAGCGGCCTGTCGGGCGACACGCGCGCCAAGGACCTCAAGCAACTCTGCAGCAAGCATGGGAAG GTAATTGGAGCAAAAGTGGTTACAAATGCTCGGACCCCAGGCTCGCGTTGCTACGGCTACGTCACTATGGCTAGTGCCCAGGACGCTGAAAACTGTATCAAGAACTTACATAGAACTG AGTTGCATGGACGAATGATCTCTGTCGAAAAGGCTAAGTCTGAATCAGAATCATCGTCTCGGAGGCAGCCGACAAGACCGGACCGCAGATCGAGCAAGGATCGTAAAGATGACTCGAAAGATAAGGAAAACGAG gATGGCAAGGAGGGTAATGAAAAGAGCactgaaaaagtaaaaaaagacGGAGAGGTGTCAGGTGAAGAGAGCACCAAATCAGAAACGCGCGACAAGGCAGACCAAAAAGACAAA GAAAAAGCCAAACGCAGCACCAGAAGTCGAGAAAGAAGAAGGTCACCAAGGGAAGTCCTTTCGTTTTCCAAGATATGG AAAGAGCGCGACGTGGCACGCGCTCGCGAGCGATCCCGCGCGGCGCGCGAGGaggagcggcggcggcgcgcggccgaGGACGCGCTGCGCGAGCGCGAGCGCCGCCAGCGCCAGGAGAAGCACCGCCTCGAGCTGGAGCGCGAGAAGCTGCGCGCCGAGAG GGAAAAGATTGAGCGCGAGAAGAATGAGTTGCTGCGGCTCGAGCGCGAGCGGCACCGGCTGGAGCGCGAGAAACTCGAACTCGAACGGCTCGAGCTCAAACGCGCGCAACTGCG CCTGGAGGAGGAGCGGCGCAAGCGCGGCTACGAGAGTAGCGCTGCCTACCGTAAGACCGCCGCCAGCCCGCCGCCCGACAACTACGAGCGCGAGCCGCGCCACAAgcgaccgccgccgccgcccatgGTCAGT TCATCAAGCCGAGGCCAGTTCgaggcgccgccgccgccgcggttCGAGATGCCGGCGAGCTACGACCGCTCCGACAAGCGCGACCGCGACCGCGACTACAAGCGGGACTACCCGAGACACGTCGCTGGTAATAGACCTATAT CCGGCAGCATGAAGTACCCGAACGGCAGCTCGGAGGaggcgcaggcgcaggcgcgACAGCCGCTGCCGCCGGGCACGCGCGCCAAGGAGCCGGCGCGCTACGAGGCGCGCGGCGAGCGCTCCTACCGCCCCGAGCCGCCCGCCAAGCCCGACGCGCACCCGCACCAGCGCGCCTGGCCGCACTCCCACGCCCGCTACCCCGACCCGCAGCCGCCCGCCAAAG GCGGCAGCAGCAGtggaggcggcggcggcagcggcggcggcggcggcgaggcgtgGTCGGGCGAGGCGCGCTACAGCGCCTACGAGCAGCGCTACCCGCCCGCCTACCAGCCGCCCCCGCCCGGCGCCGCCTACCCCGACCGCTACGCGCAGCCGGCCCGCGACTACCGCAA GTAA